The Taeniopygia guttata chromosome 13, bTaeGut7.mat, whole genome shotgun sequence nucleotide sequence CCTTCCATTTGTGACCTCTGCAGCCACGGTGCTGGGTTACCTCTGGCCGGGGCCCTGGCAAGTGTCAGCTTCAAGCGATTTCTGCACCTTGGCAATGCCCCCATGCTGGGAGACTTTTTATGTGAACAAAGTCAGGTTGTGTGAGCTGGGGAAATGCAAGGAATGAAGAAGTTCCCTGGTACCTGACcttccaggagagcaggcaggAATTCCCCGCTATGCCCAGCCTTGGGAGtctcctgctggtgctgccagccTGATCCTTTCACAGGTAACACATAACGTGAGCCCAGCTGCATGGAGAGCTGTAATCGGAGCCCTGCGGGAGCTCTCTCTGTGAATTAATGACAACTGCGGCCAGGAGAGTGCAgaacagcagggctggggagaagGAAGGGGTGGAAGAGCAAACAGCAAGCACCCAGATCTCCCCGTGGTGTGCCGGGGTGGGAGGCTGGTGGGATTCCAGGAACCATCTCTGCTTGGCCGCCCACACACGGGTGGCGTGGGGGGACCGCAATATTCTGTCGTGCTGGGCGGAGAAGGGCTGACTTTGGCTGAGAAGTGGCTGGAattgccctgggcacagcaggagcctGGCCCGGCTGACAGCAGCGCACCCTGCCCGGCTGACAGCAGCGTCCTGGCAGCAAGGCAGGGATTTCAGACACAGTAACTCCTTTAGAACTTCATTTAACATCCACGTCAATGTGTGGGAGTCGCTGCtggaccaggagctgctgtctcAGCCTTTTGCACACTAAAATGAgggattttcattattttgttttaaacccTAGCCTCACTTTCTTCGCTGGGGCGTTATGCTGGGGGACTTCTGCGTGTGGAACTAATTAAGGAACAGAGAGCCGCAGGAGTTAATGCAAATGTACTCTGCAAAAAGATCTATTTGGTGCTTGTGAGAGCTGTATTTAATAAGTAGAAGGATGTTCTCTCTGCTTTGAGAATTCATGGCAACcatctgaataatttttttaaaaataaactcacAGCAGCATTGCAAAACTAGCGGTCTGTGCCTGGAGGGAGCCCACATAGACATTAAGGAATAATCAGCCTGTAGGAACCGTGCGGTTCACAAAAGGCTCTCAAGAAGCAGCACTTGAATTTCACTGCGAAATGAAGAGAGGCATTAAAGGTTATCAGAGACTCTAAAATACCACATTAGCCTTGAAGCTGAGTCATCTCAGATAAATCCACAGAGAGACAATATGGGCTGCATTGATAGTCTTGATTTAGAGAACAAGagacatttctaaaaatgtgaATAAAGACCCAGAGGCCTTTCTAATGGGCTCAGCCCATGGTGGAAGAGTAAGAACATCCCAAACTACCTCAAAAGGGAACCACTTGTGAAACAATCTCTCCAGAGACCCCTGTGACAGCTCCTGATGGAATGGATGGTGCCTGCAGAACCCCTTTCTGGGtttcagctgctccctgctgagcacagggtCAGTGTCACCTGATGTCACAGTGGCTGCTTGGAGAGGTCTGCTCTGGAGCTGATCCCAGCCTGGAGTGAAGCTGCACATCTTTGTTGCGAAGGGGAAAACTACCACTGGGGAGTGGTGGAAGAAAGTACAACACAAAAATCATGGTGAGAAAGTCTGTCTGTACCACTGCAGTTTGTTATTGTCACCATATTGGTGAATATTACTGGTGTGACTTTCTGCCTCATGCAGGAGCCCTGGGTGAGGACACCAGGGAAGGCCTGGCATCCCAATACCATCACCTCCCATCAAGGGCTTGTGCATTTGGCTATCAGGTTCTATTCCGTGGAAATGAAAGCTGTTTGCTTTGTGTCAGCTGTGACTCCACAGTGCTTGCTGTGCTTCTCAGCTGGAGTCTCTCTTCTTGTCCGGAGGGTCtcaagggatggggatggattattttcctcttgggaaatggtggtttgggtttggcTAAGAACTCGTGCTTTCAGGTGAACAAAAATAATGCCCTACCTAGGACAAACATAGAGCAGAAGTTCTACCAAGAAAGGGAAAGCTGAACACTGCCAGCATAATTTTTATTGTGCACTTCTCTATTTTCTCTtcaaagaaagggaagaagatGTACTAAAGCTGTGTTAATATTAACAGTGTGGATCTATTTTGCATGGCTTCAGGTTACACACACAGTATAAAGGCTCAATGTGCTTAATGAATTGCTTTGTCTTCtaaattactaaaataaacCTTGAAACTGGAATAGAAATATTCTTCATTAGGATGCAGGGTTTTGATCTgtgctgtcctgctctgcccctgctctcCCCCTTCAGCAAACAAACGCCACACTGTCTGTGCCCATGCTACATGCTGGCCAAGTCCCTGTTAAAAACCTCTTAATTTGGGGAGTCCCACAAAAGTTCAAACAACTGGAAAGGGTGAAAACTGCCGTGCTGCTATTTTATTCAGATTAATATGCAAATCGAGAGGCAAGTACATCCAAGAAATGTAGGTCATGGTGGAAACATGAAGAGAGGGAGCCAGAGATGAGCAATGAGGAATCAGGTGACTGTCTAGCAATGCTTCCTCTACCTCCAGttggtggctgcagctcccaTTGGTCTTTGAGACTTACTGTGACTCTTTCACTGGACCGTGGGTTTGTGACGAAGCTGAAATCTCATTAAGACCCCTGTGCAGTGCAGGAATAGGGTTTCCTGGGTTTTCGTAGTCCATGTTTCTGTGCAGCACTCACAACAGAATGGACACAGCTAAAAATCTCTGTGAGCCTGACCACAACCACACTGCCTCGCACTGCTCAAACAGCCACATCCGGGAGGACAAAGTCTGTCCCTTTGTGCAGAATTGTGGTTTGAGGTTTGTTTGCAGAGCTCTTCAGAGCAGGTTTTTGAGCTGGTACTCCTCAGAACAAAATGTGCCAAGGAACAGACAAACCAAGTTATCCTTAGCAGGCAGACTGAGCCAGGGTCAGGGAAACAGTAGCTTTCCTGATCCCTAGTGCTGCTGAACTAAAATCTGAGCtagttttcatttctgtaggCGCTCGACTGAATGCACATTCAGAGGGTGGGGGAATGACACTGCTCATGCTGCCTACAGGCCTAAAAACATTATCTTGATTTCAATTTGCATATCAGTACTGACTGTGTACTTTAAAGAAGTGACCAAGGTGATTATCTACATTTTATAGCAGGAAATAACCAAGGCAAAATACAACCAAGCTGCTGAGTCCTGCCCCTGTGCCTGATCTGTGCCTTCCATCTCCAGCCTTCCCCACCACTAAGCCCTCTCCagggggcaggagcagagccagggagccctcaggtttttttggtttttaccTTTCCTCCTCTTAGCTTTGATGGTGCCttgggcagctcccagctctgggctgggccaAGGATTCAAAGGCTTTGTGCCCAGCCCATGGCACAGCCCAGTGTGTTGAGGGAACCCAGTCCTCCTCTCAGCTGTTCCTGTGAAAACATCCTAGCCAAACTTCATAGCTGTCATTCATTCAGGTGAAAATCCTACTGCATTCAGCCAGATTTGGGCTTGAAAATGAGAATTAGGGAGAATCAGTCAAGCTGAGGGGTTCATAAAACAGTCCTGCTTTAGCCTTTTGCAGAAAAACACTCTCATGATCACTCATTGTCCTACAGTGTCCCTTCCCACAGTTTAAAGGGTGACATTGGAACCCAAACCACAGCCATGCTGACAGACTGGTTTAACTTCAAACTGAAGGCACTACATGTACCTGTAGGATGACAGCAGTGTGTTCTCAATACCTTTCAGGACTTGTCTGCACAGCACGTGGTGTACTCATCCCAGCCTCCCTAAATGCCATCTTTTCCTTCATGGGCTGTACAAGGAGGAGGAATGAGCTGAGTCACTGCACAAACCTGATGGCAGAGCCTGGCCTGACCTACCCCACCCACAGCACCTGGTCTTGGGAGCACCTCTGTGACACCACCCCCCTGCCAAGCCTCCAGCACTCCCTGGGGAATGCTGGAAGAGGGCTCTTGCAGGTTTGTGCACTCCCTGGGGAATGCTGGAAGAGGGCTCTTGCTGCTGGCCATTTTTCTATCAAACCAGCTAATCACTTAGATGCCTCTGAGGAAGGAGTAATGCAGAATTTTCTTAGTGATATGTGTTGTAATGAAGTCTTATCTCAACTGTGACTTCTTTGACAGAACAATAGAGAAGCAATGAAACCTCCCTGCTTTCCCGGGGTGAAATCACAAGCATGCTCTCCAGATTAGTCAGGTGGGgtttttaaacacaaaacaCTCCATCCTTGAACCCTGCCTCTGGCTCATGCAGGCTTGACTCTGAATTAGCACTAAAGTTCAGCAATGTTGTCTGATCAGGTATCAAGCCTATACTCATAATTATTGAACAAACTTCTCAATAGGCCAAGTCAAACTGGAGTGTTTGCAATTCCCACAGAAACAGAACACTTTCACCAGGCAGTGTCAGTGCCTCAGAGGTAACATGAATACACACACACTTCTGTGGTttcaggggaggaaaaaaaaaaaagttctatgTCCATACACTTGGGAATACACTTTAGAACAGAGCCCTGTTTTTCCCAGAACTCTGCAAGCTGACAGACTGCAGCACAAATCATGGCTTCAAAGGACCACGCTGGTCAATGGTTACCAACAGCTAGAGAGCaaattggattttattttttttaaaccctaCTCCAGATATAGAAGTCATGAGCTGCTTGATCATTAACCTCTGCTTAACAACTTAATTAGTTCAATCCACAAGCAGACCAGTGCAGAATAATCCAGTCTCTTCCTAGAACAGGTGCATCAGACCTGCCTGCAACCTCTGATCACACTCCCAACGAATGTCACCAACTCCAGGAACTTCAGGGAGAGTGTTCTGAAGTAAAGAGGGCAGTGCCTCCATCTTCAGTCCTACAGCATTCCTTGTGAGTGTTTAGGACAAGCCAATTAGAACCAATTACAAGTACTAGGTTTAATGCatggcagaaaaaaacaaacattcctGAAGTCACTGACCTGGAAGGAAAGGCAAAGAATGCAAACTAGTGTTTCAATGCAGAAACCCAAACAGAGTCAGTGCAGCATTGCTCTCACCTTCAGCACCTCTCAATGATACAGGTTTCTACCACAGCTTTAGAGAAAACGTGCTGGTTTAGCAGACTTGCTCCAGAAGTTAATCAGATTCTGTTCATAGCTCTGCCTCTTTGCATTAACTGTAACCaagaagtaattaaaataataataatcttaCTGCAAACCTAACATGCAGTTAGCATGCTTTTTGAGCTATGTGCGGTTCTATATATAGAACAATTATGTTTATCATATAAAAGAAGAAGAGTTCCTTTTAGGTCAATGATTCAGGTTGTTGAGATAAACACTGCTTCAAGAGGTCATGCAGAGGTTCTATCTTGAAACACCTAACATAACATAAAGCCCcatgtttataaatatttattgtaaatAGGTCAAAATGGGCCaagttttaaacaaaaagaatcAGACATACAAGGCTAACTTTGTTTCCAGTTGGCTACTCAGAAACTCTGACAGATCCAATTCTCAGTTTTTCAGTTCAATTTTTCACTATCAATAAGGTTCTTTATTCAGTTTAAGTTGATTGAACAACAGTGAAGTTTAAATGTTCACAGTATCATCAAGACGTGTGGTAAGTACCACCTGGTCAACAAGTCtttcagggacagagaaaaTCTTAAACCACTAGCCAAGCCTTCAAACTGAGGTAGACAAGTCATGGTGACTTGAGTGCTGAAGGTCAGGGtctatcttttaaaataatttatctaaTAAAATGCATCAGGCAACAATTGAGATTGTTATGTTAGTATTTCTGATGTGAAATTCTGAGTGAGACGCTCTCAAAGTGAGAAACTTTGTTTTGAAAAAGTACACAATTTTTGTAAATAGAAATATCCTTCTTCTATTACCAAAATAATCAGAAACATCATAGAAAACTATGCGTCTTTCCTCTGATAATTTAACCCTGTTAGATAACAAGCCTCGTTAAAGTAGCCAGCTACCAACTTGCTGTTCACAGTGTAAAATATGCAATCCTTCATCTTGCTTCTGCTCTCCAGCTGAACACAGATCAAGAAGGCTGCACCTCAGGCATTTTGACCTGTCCACACACACATAAGCTGTTTTAGCTTGTCAACATTAAGTATAAAGGTTGTGGTCTCCACCACCAGATCAGCACAATGGTACGCACAGCATGGATAGCACTTCCCGGCAGCTCCCTTTCCACGGGCACCTGGAGCTGCGTTTCATGCTGTGGGCTTTGGATGTAGACCCAATCACTGATTCAGTTAAACATCCAAAAAtacagagacagagagaaaaaaaaatccaaaatgctTCTGCAAGAGAAAGCTGAGACAGCAGCCATGCTATTAAACCATTTGATCACAGTAAGGCAGAGGTTAGTGGCCAAAGAACAGCTCAGAAACAGGTCTGCGTTTCACAAccacctcttcctcctcctccgccaCCTCAGAGAGTGAGGAATATGAAGGGAAGCCCCCTCTGATCTTTGGCTTCCTCCTCGGGCCCGTACTGGCAGTCAGAAGCTTGTTTAAAGTTGAGGGCTTCCTTAAACCTTTGGTGAGATCATAGAAAGCCATATCATCGGATATGACTCCCAGGAAAGTGCTAGTGGAGCTCAAGATTGAAGCCGCAAGCTTTGTAGACTTCTTGATGGGCACGGAGTGTTCCATGTTTTGGGAAAGGCTGGGGTCCCCCAGCAAACGCCTGATCGTAAGAGACGTCCCTTCCTTTAAGTACTGGTGCGGCTTCTTCCCACTGTAGTCCCTCAGGTCAGTCTTGGCATGGTAGCTGTAGACGAGCATGGTGATGATCTTCTCCTGGCCGTGAATAGCAGCCAGGTGCAGCGCCGTGTAGCCACCGTGCGACCGGGCATCCACGTTGACGCGGGACCCGCCCTTCTCGGCCGCTCGGATGATGTTGGTCACCATGTCGCAGTTGCCGCTCTTGGCGGCCCAGTGCAGGGCGGTGAAGCCGGAGATGAAGTCCCTGCGAGCCGCCAGGCTGGCGTCGCCCAGCAGCAGCCCGTGGAGCTGCTGCGTCCACTGCCCGTCGGCGGCCAGCACCAGCCACTGGTGCTCCGCctgctccaggggcaccacgGTCTCCTCGCTGGCCCGGTGGTTCTTGGGCCCCCTGCGCAGCCCGGGCGAGCGGGACCCGGGCTCCTCGTCCGGCGGCGGGGGGGACAGCGGGCCGGCCGCCTGCTCGGGCGgcgccggggcggcgggggccggcACGCAGCGCACGGGCAGCATGCAGGGCTTGGGCGGCGGCTCCCGCCGGgcccccgccgcggccccgggcaggggcaccccgccgccgccgccctggAACAGGCCCCGCAGCTCGGCCACggcccgcggccccggcggctCCTCGGGGGGCGTCCCGGCGGGGTCCGGGGCGGGGACGGGAGCCGGGTCGGGGACGGGAACCGGGACGGGGCCGCCGGCATCGCCCCCCGCCGGCGGGGCAGCGCGGAGCTGCCGCTTCAGCACCACGAACTTGACGCCGTCGATCTCCTTCACCGTGGCCACGGCGTTCACCGCCGCCTTGAaccgctcccgccgcgccgcccgcccctccGCCTCCCCGGCatcggccccggccccggcggcctCCAGCAGCGGCCGGAAGGCGCTCACCAGCTCGGCGTTGCGCAcccgcccgccgcgctcccTCAGGaagcccagcactgcctccGCGCTGATGTCGAGCTCCGCCATCCCGCCGCCACAGGTGGTGGtggcggagccgccgccgcgcctGCCGCCTCCGCGCGGCGTGGGATGCCGGCAGCCCGCGGGGGTGGCCGGACTCGGGGCCGGAGGCACCTGCCTGCTCCGCAGCCGCTCCCGCGGAGGTGCTCCAGCCGCCCCGCCCCGCACACGgagcgcggccgccccgccgccgatcccgccccgcccgcgggcggcgctgccgggagagcccggcccgggcggtgggagcgcggcggcggcaccggcaccggcaccggcaccggcaccggcagcggcaTCAACACCGGTAccagcaccggcaccggcaTCAACACCGGTACCAGCCCTGGCATCGGCACCAACACCGGTACCAGCACCGGCatcggcaccggcaccggcaccggcaccgcgcGGGGGtacgggcgggcggcggggctggACGCGGACCCGTCCCTGAAGCTGAACCAAGCGTCGGTGCGGACACAGAGCTACCGCAGACTCCTCGAGCAGGACCGAACGCTTCATCCATTTACGCGTCTTCCAGCTTCCTAAAACGATTCTTGTACGGGGGAGGAGAGGGTTTGTTTGATTgagtttggattttgttttgttttaataccAAATAAGTGGAGAAGCGCTGGGTAGAAATCACTTGCAGGGTTTGGTCTCCATTCCTGGAAAATCCTCAGGAGTTCTGTGGGACCAGTGATCCTGCTGGGCAAGAGGCTGGTGCCTCAAAATTGTCAGAAGATGGGTGAATGGGTCAGTCTTTTGAAATATACTCACCTCTATGTGATGCTGTATGATATTATATATATCAAAGAGTATACAGATTGCATATATattatcatatatatatatatatatatacatgacCATATATTATTATCAgcaatattttacatttattgcATCTacaaccctaacccctaacaCTAACCCTAATggcctaaccctaacccaaaaccaaccctaacccctaacctGGGGTGGGGGACCCTAACCCAAAGCTAACCCTAATCCTAAATCTAAATTACCCTGACCCTAAAAATAACACTAAAACTAACCCTATCCCTAAAGCTAAGCATAACCCTATCGCTAACCCAATCCCTGACCCTAACACTAAGACTAACCCCAACCCTaatccaaacccaaaccctaatCCAAACCCTTGTCTATTtaaacaattaaatatttacagcaTGGCTGCATCTCTTCATGTCCACCAGGAGAAGAGAGAGCTTCTCCTTTTATAGAGAAGCTGTCTCAGCTGTCTTATCCATTACTTGTGCATAAGCATTCAACATTACTGTTCTCTGTTctacaggagaaaataaatcccAGAAAAGTGCTTTTCTCCAGGCAGACTAGGAGGACTGAGGACCTCTTGGAGGGATGTTCAGCCTGCAAACTTGCTTTCTCCTCTGAATCCTGCAGTTAAGATCATAAATGGATGCCTGAACTGTTTGTCTAGGAGAAGAGCAGAAGAAACTAAGAACAGAATGAACAGCCAGTGTGGTATGAAGACAGATAAAAGTAACTGTATGAGGATGggtaagaaaatgcaaatagaTGCAAAAAGTAACTGTATGAGGATGggtaagaaaatgcaaaaagtaACTGCATGAGGATGGgtaagaaaatgcaaatgagTTGTTTTCAGTCTAACTTAATAAAATGGAATATCCTTTTATGACCAAGTCACCTGCCTAGTAGGGAAGTCTGTGGATGTAGTCtacctggacttcagcaaagccttcaatactgtctcccacagcattctcctggagaTGCTGACAGCCCACGGCTTGGAGTCCACTCTTCTCTAAAGGGTTAAAAACTGCCTGGATGGCTGAGCCTGGAGAGTGGTAGTGAACGGTGCCACATTCCGTGGGTGACTGGTCACTAGTGgggttccccagggctcagtgttgggcccagtcctgtttaatatctttattaatCATCTGGAcgaggggctggagagcagcctcAGGAAGTTCACAGATGACACCACGTTGGTGGGAGTGTTGATGTACTGGAGAACaagaaggctctgcagagggatctggacaggctggatcaatggGCTGAGGCAGTGTGAGGGTCGACAAGGTGAAAATGGCAGGTCCTACACTTCAGCCACAGCAACCTCCCCCCAGAGCCACAGGCTtgggcagagcagctgaaaaacctccCAGTGGAAAAGAAGCTGGAGGTGCTGGTTGAGCATGAGCCCAGGTGGGCAAGAAGGCCAGTGGTAGCCTGGTCTGTgtcagcaatggtgtggccagcaggacctgggcagCTCTGGTGCTCTGGTACCAGCACAggtactcagcactggtgaggccacacctcaagtgctgtgtccagttctggaccCCTCAGctcaggaaggacattgagcTGCTGGAGGTTTTTAGCCTGaggagaccttatcactctacaAGTagctgaaaggaggctgtaggaAGGTGCAGTTTGGCcttttctcccaggcaaccagagacaggacaaggggaaatggccttaagctgcaccaggggaggttcaggttgggcATCAGAAGGAATTTCTTTACAGTAGAGATTTCAAACTCTGCaatggtctgcccagggaggtggtggggtgtccatccctgaagtgttcaaggaGTGACTGGACATAGCACTTACTGCTATGGTTTAGTAGAAAAAGTGGTGTTTAGTCaaaggctggacttgatgatcttggagcTTTTTCCAACTTTAATGATTCTCTGATCAGTCTGTGTCAAAGTCTCCATTTTGAAGGCAATGTGAGGTGTGTCATTGCTGATGCTGACTTCCCTTCTGCCTCTCTCTTACTTTTACTGAGGGTAGGAGAGCCTTTTCCCACAGATTGCATTTGGCAttctctctccatctttgtGCAAATATCTGTAAAACTATTTCATCTTTTGCTAACGAGCTGGCACTGAACCAGTtcctcaaaataattttgctgttcTAATGATCTTTCACATAATAATAATGTGTAATCTTGTATTAGTTCTGTGTTTCTATGTGAATCACACACCTCCTATTACTGCCTTTTCACATGGCCTGAACAGCAACCTTGCCCTTGCTGAGGCAGCCACTTGAGCAGTGACCATGAGCTATAGCTCATGGCATTGCCTGCCCTATGTAGAGAACTAAAAATGACCCTGCATCCAAATACTAATTGCTGTGCCTTGTTTTCACTGTTCAGATCCTTACTAGAATCCCTTGCAGGCGTAAGAAAGTGATTTTTGCATTGCAAGCTTTCATCTGTACCCTAGGATTATAGTTATAGTTCATCTCTGCAAATGAAAGCGAGGAGGAGGGAAATGATTCAGAAGAGCAGGCTCTTATAAAAACCATTTTCTTATGTTACAAATGTTAAAGGGAGAAGTTGCTGCAGTTGCTTGCATTGGTTCAAGCAcagggagggggagagagggggcTCTCAAGCTCACTGCACTCAGTCCCTGTCTGCACAGCATCACGCCCCTGTATCCTTTGAGACCCACAAGGATGCTGTCACATCCCCCCGTCCtatccccagcccagcaccactCCTGCAGAGGGATGTCCCTGCACCAGGCTCTCAGGAcacctccctgctccacacCCACACAGCCAAGCCCCTCTGAGTACTTGCATTGCGTCAAGGTCCAAAAAAAGGGGAGTTACTGAGACTGTTCCCTTCTGCAGATCCTGGCAttcccactgctgcagagcaAGGACACATAGCCAGGAGGTCATAGAAGAGGAGACAGGATGTTTACATG carries:
- the SOWAHA gene encoding ankyrin repeat domain-containing protein SOWAHA, with product MAELDISAEAVLGFLRERGGRVRNAELVSAFRPLLEAAGAGADAGEAEGRAARRERFKAAVNAVATVKEIDGVKFVVLKRQLRAAPPAGGDAGGPVPVPVPDPAPVPAPDPAGTPPEEPPGPRAVAELRGLFQGGGGGVPLPGAAAGARREPPPKPCMLPVRCVPAPAAPAPPEQAAGPLSPPPPDEEPGSRSPGLRRGPKNHRASEETVVPLEQAEHQWLVLAADGQWTQQLHGLLLGDASLAARRDFISGFTALHWAAKSGNCDMVTNIIRAAEKGGSRVNVDARSHGGYTALHLAAIHGQEKIITMLVYSYHAKTDLRDYSGKKPHQYLKEGTSLTIRRLLGDPSLSQNMEHSVPIKKSTKLAASILSSTSTFLGVISDDMAFYDLTKGLRKPSTLNKLLTASTGPRRKPKIRGGFPSYSSLSEVAEEEEEVVVKRRPVSELFFGH